The following proteins are encoded in a genomic region of Bernardetia sp. MNP-M8:
- the katG gene encoding catalase/peroxidase HPI — protein sequence MEHNTNGKGKVWDTNESSKCPFTGGGAAKFTAGQGTTNLDWWPNMLKTTILRQNSSLANPMDKDFNYAEEFKSLDLKAIKNDLFELMTNSQDWWPADYGHYGPFFIRMAWHSAGTYRTADGRGGSGSGTQRFAPLNSWPDNANLDKARLLLWSIKKKYGKKISWADLMILAGNCALESMGLQTFGFAGGREDVWEPEQDIYWGSEGEWLGDKRYSGDRELENPLAAVQMGLIYVNPEGPNGKPDPLASAKDIRETFARMAMNDYETVALIAGGHTFGKTHGAADPGKYVGMEPAGAAIEEQGTGWKNTYESGHGVHTITSGLEGAWTTTPTKWSNDYFDHLFGFEWELTKSPAGAHQWKPKNGGGEGTIPDAHDSSKKHAPFMLTSDLALRVDPDYERISRHFHENPTEFADAFARAWYKLTHRDMGPVSRYLGEEVPTEELLWQDPIPARDYDLIDENDVNSLKSKILNSGLSISELVSTAWASASTFRGSDKRGGANGGRLRLAPQKDWEVNNPTQLAKVLNVFEEIKKGFDNGNKKVSIADLIVLGGCAAVEKAAKNAGHDIEVPFTAGRTDSSQEQTDVDSFKFLEPQADGFRNYSKAEYTLSEEELLIDKAQLLTLTAPEMTVLVGGMRVLNTNFDGSSYGIFTENKETLTNDFFTNLIDFTMTWKATSDTQKTFEGSDRRTGQVKWTGSRVDLIFGSNSELRALAELYACDDAKEKFVHDFVAAWDKVMNLDRFDLA from the coding sequence GCTAATCCAATGGACAAAGACTTTAATTATGCTGAAGAATTTAAAAGTTTGGATTTAAAAGCTATCAAAAATGATCTTTTTGAATTAATGACAAATTCTCAAGATTGGTGGCCAGCTGATTATGGTCATTATGGTCCATTTTTTATTCGTATGGCTTGGCACAGTGCAGGTACATATCGTACGGCTGATGGTCGTGGTGGTAGTGGCTCAGGAACACAGCGTTTTGCACCACTTAATAGTTGGCCCGATAATGCAAATCTTGATAAAGCTCGTTTGTTGCTTTGGTCAATTAAGAAAAAGTATGGTAAAAAAATCTCTTGGGCAGATCTTATGATTTTGGCAGGAAATTGTGCTTTAGAGTCAATGGGACTACAAACTTTTGGTTTTGCAGGTGGACGTGAAGATGTATGGGAACCAGAACAAGATATTTATTGGGGTTCGGAAGGCGAATGGTTAGGAGACAAACGTTATTCAGGTGACAGAGAATTAGAAAATCCATTAGCAGCCGTTCAGATGGGACTTATTTATGTAAATCCTGAAGGACCAAATGGAAAACCTGACCCATTAGCATCAGCAAAAGATATTCGTGAAACGTTTGCAAGAATGGCAATGAACGACTACGAAACTGTTGCTCTTATTGCAGGAGGACATACATTCGGAAAAACACATGGCGCAGCAGATCCAGGAAAATATGTAGGAATGGAACCAGCAGGAGCAGCTATTGAAGAGCAAGGAACAGGATGGAAAAATACATACGAAAGTGGACATGGAGTACATACAATTACAAGTGGATTAGAAGGAGCTTGGACAACAACGCCAACAAAATGGAGTAATGATTATTTTGATCATCTATTTGGTTTTGAGTGGGAGCTTACCAAAAGTCCAGCAGGAGCGCATCAATGGAAACCAAAAAATGGAGGAGGAGAAGGAACAATTCCTGATGCTCATGATTCATCAAAAAAACACGCTCCCTTTATGCTTACAAGCGATTTGGCATTGCGTGTAGATCCAGATTATGAAAGAATTTCAAGACATTTTCATGAAAACCCAACTGAATTTGCTGATGCTTTTGCTCGTGCTTGGTACAAACTGACTCACCGTGATATGGGACCTGTTTCTCGTTATTTGGGAGAGGAAGTTCCGACTGAAGAACTTTTATGGCAAGACCCAATTCCTGCTCGTGATTATGATTTGATTGATGAAAATGATGTTAATTCTTTAAAATCTAAAATTCTTAATTCTGGACTATCTATTTCTGAATTAGTTTCTACGGCTTGGGCTTCGGCTTCTACTTTCCGTGGTTCGGACAAGCGTGGTGGTGCAAATGGTGGTCGTCTTCGTTTAGCTCCTCAAAAAGATTGGGAAGTAAACAATCCAACACAGTTAGCTAAAGTATTGAACGTTTTTGAAGAAATCAAAAAAGGATTTGATAATGGAAACAAAAAAGTTTCTATTGCTGATTTAATTGTTTTAGGAGGTTGTGCTGCTGTTGAGAAAGCTGCTAAAAATGCAGGTCATGACATAGAAGTTCCTTTTACGGCAGGTCGTACAGATTCTTCACAAGAACAAACTGATGTAGATTCTTTCAAATTCTTAGAGCCACAAGCAGATGGTTTCCGTAACTACTCCAAAGCTGAATATACATTGTCAGAAGAAGAATTATTGATTGATAAAGCTCAATTATTGACTTTGACTGCTCCTGAAATGACTGTTTTGGTAGGTGGAATGCGTGTCTTGAATACAAATTTTGATGGCTCTTCTTATGGTATTTTTACAGAGAATAAAGAAACTCTTACAAATGATTTCTTTACAAATCTGATTGATTTTACAATGACTTGGAAAGCTACTTCTGACACTCAGAAAACATTTGAAGGCAGTGACAGAAGAACAGGACAAGTAAAATGGACAGGTTCTCGTGTAGATTTAATTTTTGGTTCAAACTCAGAACTCCGTGCTTTAGCTGAACTTTATGCTTGTGATGATGCAAAAGAAAAATTTGTACACGATTTTGTTGCAGCATGGGATAAAGTAATGAATTTAGATAGATTTGATTTGGCTTAA